The Budorcas taxicolor isolate Tak-1 chromosome 18, Takin1.1, whole genome shotgun sequence genome window below encodes:
- the PTGIR gene encoding prostacyclin receptor, protein MADSCRNLTYVRDSVGPATSTLMFVAGVVGNGLALGILGARRRSSPSAFAVLVTGLAVTDLLGTCFLSPAVFAAYARNSSLLGLARGRPALCDAFAFAMTFFGLASTLILFAMAVERCLALSHPYLYAQLDGPRRARLALPAIYAFCAIFCSLPFLGLGQHQQYCPGSWCFIRMRSAEPGGCAFSLAYASLVALLVAAIVLCNGSVTLSLCRMYRQQRRHQGSLVPGPRAGEDEVDHLILLALMTGIMAVCSLPLTIRGFTQAITPDSSEMGDLLAFRFNAFNPILDPWVFILFRKSVFQRLKLWFCCLYSRPAQGDSRTSLSRSASGRKDSSAPPALEGKKGNWVPLSAWGEGQGAPLPAAQLPTSTMVTPSKAGSEAACSLC, encoded by the exons ATGGCGGATTCATGCCGGAACCTCACGTACGTGCGGGACTCGGTGGGCCCAGCCACCAGCACCCTGATGTTCGTGGCGGGCGTGGTGGGCAATGGGCTGGCGCTGGGCATCTTGGGGGCGCGGCGGCGGTCGAGCCCCTCGGCCTTCGCCGTGCTGGTCACCGGGCTGGCGGTCACCGACCTGCTGGGCACGTGCTTCCTGAGCCCGGCCGTGTTCGCGGCCTACGCCCGCAACAGCTCGCTGCTGGGCCTGGCCCGGGGCCGCCCGGCTCTGTGCGACGCCTTCGCCTTCGCCATGACCTTCTTTGGCCTGGCCTCCACGCTCATCCTCTTCGCCATGGCCGTGGAGCGCTGCCTGGCGCTCAGCCACCCCTACCTCTACGCTCAGCTGGACGGGCCCCGCCGCGCCCGCCTGGCGCTGCCCGCCATCTACGCCTTCTGCGCGATCTTCTGTTCGCTGCCCTTCCTGGGCCTGGGCCAACACCAGCAGTACTGCCCCggcagctggtgcttcatccgcATGCGCTCGGCCGAGCCGGGTGGCTGCGCCTTCTCGCTGGCCTACGCCAGCCTCGTGGCCCTGCTGGTGGCCGCCATCGTCCTCTGCAACGGCTCCGTCACCCTCAGCCTCTGCCGCATGTACCGCCAGCAGAGGCGCCACCAGGGCTCGCTGGTCCCCGGCCCCCGGGCAGGCGAGGACGAGGTTGACCACCTGATTCTGCTGGCCCTCATGACGGGCATCATGGCCGTGTGCTCCTTGCCTCTTACG ATCCGCGGCTTCACCCAGGCCATCACCCCAGACAGCAGTGAGATGGGAGACCTCCTGGCCTTCCGTTTCAATGCCTTCAACCCCATTCTGGATCCCTGGGTCTTTATCCTCTTCCGAAAGTCCGTCTTCCAGCGGCTGAAGCTCTGGTTCTGTTGCCTGTACTCGAGGCCTGCCCAAGGCGACTCTCGGACGTCCCTCTCTCGGTCCGCCTCGGGGAGGAAGGACTCAAGCGCCCCCCCGGCTCTTGAGGGGAAAAAGGGGAACTGGGTGCCTTTGTCAGCCTGGGGCGAGGGGCAGGGGGCACCCTTACCGGCTGCACAGCTACCTACCAGCACCATGGTAACACCCTCCAAAGCGGGGTCCGAGGCAGCCTGCTCCCTCTGCTGA